In Salmo salar chromosome ssa03, Ssal_v3.1, whole genome shotgun sequence, a single genomic region encodes these proteins:
- the LOC106600927 gene encoding zinc finger and SCAN domain-containing protein 31, whose protein sequence is MAKIQLLRMFLNQRLTAAAEEIFGAVEKTIAEYQEEVCRSKEENGRLQRQLDIVLKPQEIQLQRTDLQQLSLTVFEEEVPTEQQHCEQEWSPSLGQEDPEPTQIKEEQQEQHRTSQEEEFHNDFFIISSNDCVKSDYDQEEDSCQPSHLYQTQSEEYGQGASLTSISTEPIKTEPDGEGYMSLEPTREPQPLSAVNPVCSPTPSKYREGVIEEEKEPWIRFKPLKSKKAQKITSHSSSMWKKGRKSSESSHMNPHSQSLTTPCWCGVCGNKCYSVSFLIKHTREHTEDIGLDCLCGVCGKHFESKEILIDHLQTHVKNLFCHLCGQCFNWTSNLKRHMMIHTGERPHRCSDCGKGFRSSDCLTKHRRIHTGDKPFPCPVCHRGFNRRDNLKVHMRVHTGERPYMCSECYKCFATLTSLNKHQTMHNEERPYACIDCGTRFKALESQRRHMKSVHNKKENTT, encoded by the exons ATGGCTAAAATACAGTTGTTGAGAATGTTTCTCAACCAGCGTTTAACAGCAGCGGCTGAGGAGATATTTGGGGCTGTTGAGAAAACGATAGCAGAGTACCAGGAAGAAGTGTGTCGTTCAAAAGAGGAGAACGGCCGTCTACAGAGGCAGCTTGATATCGTTCTCAAACCACAAGAGATACAATTACAAAGGACAG ACCTCCAGcagctctctctcactgtcttcgAAGAGGAGGTTCCCACTGAGCAGCAACACTGTGAGCAGGAATGGAGCCCCAGTCTGGGGCAAGAAGACCCAGAGCCCACTCAGATTAAGGAGGAACAACAGGAGCAACAcaggaccagtcaggaggaagagTTTCATAATGACTTCTTCATAATTAGCTCTAATGACTGTGTGAAAAGTGACTATGATCAGGAAGAGGACTCATGTCAGCCCTCACATCTTTACCAAACCCAAAGTGAGGAATATGGACAGGGAGCCTCTCTAACAAGCATTTCAACGGAACCGATCAAAACAGAACCCGATGGAGAGGGCTACATGTCATTAGAACCAACCAGGGaacctcagcccctctctgcggTAAATCCGGTCTGTTCTCCAACCCCAAGTAAATACAGGGAAGGTGTCATTGAAGAGGAAAAAGAACCTTGGATTAGGTTTAAACCACTCAAATCGAAGAAAGCACAGAAAATAACAAGCCATAGCTCCAGTATGTGGAAAAAAGGAAGGAAATCCTCAGAGTCATCCCATATGAACCCACACAGTCAAAGCCTTACTACTccctgttggtgtggtgtgtgtggaaaTAAATGTTACTCTGTGAGTTTTTTAATAAAACATACGCGAGAACACACAGAGGATATAGGCCTAGATTGCCTTTGCGGTGTCTGTGGAAAACACTTTGAGTCCAAAGAAATTCTGATAGACCATCTCCAAACTCACGTGAAAAATCTTTTTTGTCACTTATGTGGTCAATGTTTCAACTGGACTAGTAATCTGAAAAGACACATGATGATTCACACAGGGGAAAGACCCCATCGGTGCAGTGACTGTGGCAAAGGCTTCAGGTCGAGTGATTGTCTGACAAAGCATAGGAGGATTCACACAGGGGACAAACCGTTTCCTTGCCCGGTTTGCCACCGTGGCTTTAACAGACGAGATAACCTGAAAGTGCATATGAGAGTTCACACAGGGGAGAGACCGTATATGTGTTCTGAATGCTATAAATGTTTTGCCACGTTAACGTCACTGAATAAGCACCAGACAATGCACAATGAGGAACGACCGTATGCGTGCATCGATTGCGGTACGCGCTTCAAAGCGCTTGAATCCCAAAGAAGGCACATGAAGAGTGTTCACAACAAGAAGGAGAATACAACATGA